The Clostridia bacterium genome has a window encoding:
- a CDS encoding peptide ABC transporter substrate-binding protein, producing MARKLLALLISVILLASAAGCSGGKENNTLSLNVGMEPRYMDPALNNAIDGGMYIDQVFEGLTRFDKDGKVIPGMAEKWEISADGTKYTFHLRKASWSDGKPVKAQEFEYAWKRALDPKTASEYAYMLYVIKNGEAFNGGKAKAEDVGVKALDDKTLEVMLEAPTAYFIDITNFTTMHPVRKDIIEKHGDQWTQKPETYIGNGPFVLEKWDHNSEITLKKNDNYYDKGKVKLSKIVFKLIEERAASLNAFESGDIQYIYDHVPPEETQKLINDGKVKVFPDLSTYYYIFNTKKAPFDNVKVRKAFALAIDRKAIVDKVTRAGEKAADNFVPPGVNGEASGKDFRSEADYKYLPEKADVEAARKLLAEAGYADGKGFPEIELIYNTDERHKKIAEAVQEQLKQNLGVNIKISNMEWKVLQQKRQNKDFTLSRDGWVGDYNDPMTFMDLWLSNSGNNNTQWSSAQYDDLIKKAKSTIDQKARMKAMHDAERLLLEDVPILPIFYYVKPVALVPELKDVVLTVNGRLSLMHAYFE from the coding sequence ATGGCTAGAAAATTGCTTGCGCTTTTAATCTCAGTCATTTTGCTTGCATCAGCAGCAGGGTGCAGTGGAGGAAAAGAAAATAACACATTGAGCCTCAATGTAGGTATGGAACCAAGGTATATGGACCCTGCACTCAATAATGCTATTGATGGAGGCATGTACATCGACCAGGTTTTTGAAGGCTTGACCAGGTTTGATAAGGATGGGAAGGTAATACCCGGTATGGCAGAAAAGTGGGAAATATCTGCTGATGGAACAAAATATACCTTTCATCTGAGGAAAGCGAGTTGGTCGGACGGAAAGCCTGTAAAGGCACAGGAGTTTGAATATGCGTGGAAGAGGGCTCTTGATCCCAAAACCGCTTCGGAGTATGCCTATATGCTTTATGTCATTAAAAATGGCGAGGCTTTCAACGGAGGAAAGGCAAAGGCTGAGGATGTAGGTGTAAAAGCACTGGATGACAAGACTCTTGAAGTTATGCTAGAAGCTCCAACAGCATACTTTATTGATATTACAAACTTCACGACCATGCATCCTGTAAGAAAGGATATTATAGAAAAACATGGTGACCAGTGGACGCAAAAGCCTGAAACTTATATAGGCAATGGACCTTTTGTATTGGAGAAGTGGGACCACAACTCTGAAATCACACTAAAAAAGAATGACAATTACTATGACAAAGGTAAAGTTAAATTAAGCAAAATAGTATTCAAGCTGATAGAAGAAAGAGCAGCGTCACTTAATGCATTTGAATCAGGAGACATCCAGTATATTTATGACCATGTACCTCCAGAGGAGACACAAAAGCTCATAAATGACGGTAAAGTAAAGGTGTTTCCCGATCTTTCAACTTATTATTATATCTTTAATACAAAAAAGGCCCCTTTTGATAATGTAAAGGTAAGAAAGGCTTTTGCTCTGGCGATAGACAGAAAAGCTATCGTAGACAAGGTTACAAGGGCAGGGGAAAAAGCGGCCGATAACTTTGTTCCGCCGGGAGTAAACGGTGAAGCGTCTGGAAAAGACTTCAGATCAGAGGCTGACTATAAATATCTGCCTGAAAAAGCGGATGTTGAGGCAGCCAGGAAGCTACTTGCGGAAGCAGGCTATGCCGACGGCAAAGGTTTTCCCGAAATAGAGCTGATTTACAATACTGACGAAAGGCATAAAAAGATAGCTGAGGCTGTCCAGGAGCAGTTGAAACAGAACCTCGGCGTAAACATCAAAATCTCAAATATGGAATGGAAGGTATTGCAGCAGAAGAGACAGAATAAAGACTTCACATTGTCAAGAGACGGTTGGGTAGGGGATTATAACGACCCGATGACATTTATGGATTTGTGGTTGTCAAATAGCGGCAACAACAATACACAGTGGAGCAGTGCACAATATGATGACTTAATTAAGAAAGCAAAAAGTACAATCGACCAGAAAGCAAGAATGAAAGCCATGCATGATGCGGAAAGGCTTTTACTGGAGGATGTGCCGATACTACCCATATTCTACTATGTGAAGCCTGTAGCTTTAGTCCCTGAATTGAAGGATGTGGTGCTTACAGTTAATGGAAGACTGTCGTTGATGCATGCTTATTTTGAATAG
- a CDS encoding response regulator, with amino-acid sequence MRYNILSVDEFGTTRIELSNMLRNLDVSIINVKDEIEMINTLHEKKTIFNAVAWTINSIDMKDFEAIKRLKSKEAYKSIPVIIVSKFTDKKYIIKAIESGAVEYVAKPYDEETVLKKICKILGVPFEKTKSKKIDEDIVTYNFSEMFNREIKAASRGGYPLTVTMASIVPLAAGSADQENVDGIISLVNRVIKTKLRETDTSFHYGINNLILLLPFADKSGSEIIKKKLKAIFASHSMIRQRNNGYELVVASVTFPDDGKIKGKLLERLESNFSTAAKTINTNESVDK; translated from the coding sequence ATGCGTTACAACATTTTATCAGTTGATGAGTTTGGGACAACGAGAATAGAGCTTTCAAATATGCTGAGAAATCTTGATGTAAGTATCATCAATGTAAAAGATGAAATAGAGATGATAAATACCCTCCATGAAAAAAAGACAATCTTTAATGCTGTCGCATGGACGATAAACTCTATAGATATGAAGGATTTTGAAGCTATAAAGAGGCTTAAAAGCAAGGAAGCATATAAAAGTATACCTGTAATTATTGTATCCAAGTTTACTGATAAAAAGTATATAATAAAAGCAATAGAATCTGGAGCGGTAGAGTATGTAGCCAAACCTTATGATGAGGAAACCGTCCTCAAAAAAATCTGTAAAATACTTGGAGTGCCTTTTGAAAAAACAAAGAGCAAAAAAATTGACGAAGATATAGTCACTTATAACTTTTCTGAGATGTTTAACAGGGAAATTAAAGCTGCGAGCAGGGGTGGGTATCCTTTGACGGTAACTATGGCATCAATCGTACCTTTGGCTGCCGGCTCTGCAGACCAGGAAAATGTTGATGGGATTATAAGCCTGGTAAATAGAGTAATAAAAACAAAACTGAGAGAAACTGACACATCCTTTCATTATGGAATAAACAATCTCATTCTGCTTTTGCCTTTTGCAGACAAGAGTGGTTCTGAGATTATTAAGAAAAAGCTTAAAGCAATATTTGCCTCTCACTCAATGATCAGGCAAAGAAATAATGGCTATGAGCTCGTAGTAGCCAGCGTGACGTTTCCGGATGACGGCAAGATAAAAGGAAAGCTTCTTGAGAGACTGGAAAGTAATTTCAGTACCGCCGCTAAAACTATAAATACGAATGAATCCGTAGATAAATAA
- a CDS encoding LexA family transcriptional regulator has translation MSFDFNTLTSKQKKVYSAIEAFIKTKGIPPSVREIGEMVGEKTPGAVQGILNRLEQKGAIKREVGMARSIQLVSNESQYLKPLYIPELKKVNSRTAGNLFSIYNIAKYHPVSPDMVLSSDECFIITCSDESLYNSGIKLGNSLIMKKTSDLVDGDIVLIIYENQSLLRYYSPGEQQNTVYLKADDNALRKEQFSKDEVIVIGKLIGKFSKHP, from the coding sequence GTGTCATTCGATTTCAATACACTTACCTCAAAGCAAAAGAAGGTTTATTCGGCTATAGAAGCCTTTATTAAGACTAAAGGTATCCCCCCCTCTGTAAGGGAAATCGGAGAAATGGTTGGGGAAAAAACGCCGGGAGCTGTTCAGGGTATACTTAACCGGTTGGAACAAAAGGGCGCAATTAAAAGAGAAGTAGGCATGGCGCGCTCCATACAACTGGTCTCAAATGAGTCCCAGTATTTGAAACCATTGTACATTCCCGAACTTAAAAAGGTCAATTCAAGAACTGCCGGCAATCTTTTCAGCATTTACAACATAGCCAAATATCACCCTGTTTCACCTGATATGGTGCTGTCAAGCGATGAGTGCTTTATTATCACCTGCAGTGATGAAAGCTTATACAATAGTGGGATAAAACTTGGTAATTCATTGATTATGAAAAAAACTTCAGATCTGGTTGATGGCGATATAGTACTTATTATCTATGAAAACCAGTCACTTCTCAGGTACTATAGTCCGGGCGAACAGCAGAATACGGTGTATCTCAAGGCTGATGACAATGCTTTAAGAAAAGAACAATTCAGCAAAGATGAAGTTATAGTTATTGGAAAACTGATAGGCAAATTTTCAAAACATCCGTAG
- the iadA gene encoding beta-aspartyl-peptidase, translated as MFKLLKGGDCYIPEFIGKKDILIAGKTICKIEDNIPVDNLWDVEKFDCTGKIVCPGFIDQHLHITGGGGEQGPSSRIPELMLGEIIKAGVSTVVGVLGVDDISRNIAGLLAKARALEIEGVTTYIYTGSYGVPTATLTGRVISDISLIDKVIGVGEIAIADYRASHRSLEMLKGLAYEAKVGGLLGAKAGVMHMHVGDGKEGLKELFLLVEESDFPIDMFVPTHLNRNKALFEQSINYAEAGGNIDLTAGEASGQGLSVPEALEILVRKGINMDKVTVSSDGNGSIPGDGTSGSGVGKVVQLFNDIKTSITDKKIEITQALKTVTSNVAKVLKLYPQKGILQAGSDADILVLDKSSLNIDLMLGNGDLCVKDGKVIKRGKYENRG; from the coding sequence GTGTTCAAATTGCTAAAAGGCGGGGATTGTTATATTCCCGAATTTATCGGTAAAAAGGATATTTTAATTGCAGGAAAAACAATATGCAAAATTGAGGATAATATCCCTGTTGATAATTTATGGGACGTTGAGAAGTTTGACTGCACTGGTAAGATAGTATGTCCCGGATTTATTGACCAGCATTTGCATATTACCGGTGGAGGAGGGGAACAGGGGCCTTCCAGCAGAATTCCGGAGCTTATGCTTGGTGAGATAATAAAGGCTGGAGTATCTACTGTTGTGGGTGTACTTGGAGTAGATGATATCTCCAGAAACATAGCAGGGCTGCTTGCAAAGGCAAGGGCACTGGAAATAGAAGGGGTTACAACATATATATATACAGGAAGCTATGGTGTACCAACAGCAACATTAACTGGGAGGGTAATATCAGATATTTCCCTGATAGATAAGGTTATTGGTGTGGGTGAGATTGCAATAGCGGATTACAGGGCCTCCCACCGGAGTCTTGAAATGCTGAAGGGACTTGCTTATGAGGCAAAGGTAGGAGGGTTGCTTGGGGCAAAGGCAGGAGTAATGCATATGCATGTGGGAGATGGCAAGGAAGGTCTAAAAGAATTGTTTTTGCTGGTAGAAGAATCAGATTTCCCTATTGATATGTTTGTACCTACTCACCTTAATAGAAACAAGGCATTATTTGAGCAATCGATTAACTATGCTGAAGCAGGAGGTAATATTGATCTGACGGCAGGCGAGGCATCGGGACAAGGCTTAAGTGTACCTGAAGCACTTGAGATTCTGGTTCGTAAAGGTATAAATATGGATAAGGTCACTGTGTCATCAGACGGAAACGGTAGTATACCGGGAGATGGCACGAGTGGGTCTGGTGTAGGAAAAGTAGTTCAATTATTTAATGATATTAAGACAAGCATTACTGATAAAAAGATCGAGATTACCCAGGCTTTAAAAACAGTCACTTCCAATGTGGCAAAAGTCTTGAAACTGTATCCTCAGAAGGGGATACTCCAGGCCGGGAGTGATGCGGATATACTGGTGCTTGATAAAAGCAGCCTAAACATAGACTTGATGCTTGGAAATGGAGATTTGTGTGTTAAGGATGGAAAGGTAATAAAAAGAGGAAAGTATGAAAACAGAGGCTAA
- a CDS encoding cyanophycinase, translated as MGDKVRGNLIIIGGAEDKYGESQILKQVVDIVGGNLANLIVLTTATEKPDEVGNEYRNVFGRLGVNQIGVLNINSREDANLDENVEKIKEATGIFFTGGDQLRITSILGGTKVNKALHDVYTDGVAIIGTSAGASVMSSNMIVDGNSNDPARKCTLKMAPGLGMLEEAIIDQHFDQRGRIGRLLCGVAENPYMLGIGIDEDTAIRVYPDAHFEVIGTNAVTVVDGKTIKSSNVSELKPDEILAITNVTLHVLPDGYGFDMKDREVLRLNRS; from the coding sequence ATGGGTGATAAAGTAAGGGGCAACTTAATAATTATTGGCGGCGCTGAGGATAAATACGGTGAAAGCCAGATATTAAAGCAGGTTGTTGACATTGTTGGAGGTAATCTTGCTAATCTTATAGTACTAACCACAGCTACGGAAAAACCCGATGAGGTAGGAAATGAATACAGGAACGTATTCGGGAGGCTGGGAGTCAATCAGATTGGTGTATTGAACATAAATTCAAGGGAAGATGCAAATCTGGATGAAAATGTTGAGAAAATAAAGGAAGCTACAGGTATATTTTTTACAGGTGGAGACCAGTTAAGAATAACAAGTATATTAGGCGGAACAAAAGTAAATAAGGCCTTACATGATGTTTATACAGATGGAGTAGCTATAATAGGGACAAGTGCAGGGGCTTCAGTGATGAGCAGCAACATGATTGTGGATGGTAACAGTAATGATCCTGCAAGAAAATGCACCTTAAAGATGGCACCGGGCCTGGGTATGCTTGAGGAGGCGATAATAGACCAACATTTTGATCAAAGAGGAAGGATTGGAAGATTATTGTGCGGAGTGGCAGAAAACCCATATATGTTAGGGATTGGGATAGATGAAGATACAGCCATAAGAGTTTATCCGGATGCTCATTTTGAAGTTATCGGAACAAATGCTGTCACTGTGGTTGACGGGAAAACAATAAAGAGTTCAAATGTTTCGGAACTTAAGCCTGATGAGATATTAGCCATAACTAATGTTACACTGCATGTCCTTCCTGACGGATATGGTTTTGATATGAAGGACAGAGAAGTTTTAAGACTTAATAGGAGCTAA
- the cphA gene encoding cyanophycin synthetase, with protein MRIHNIQSFKGRNTFSHKPVIKMVLDIGELYKKPTREIEGLNESLLNLFPGLYKHFCSLGYEGGFAERLEEGTYIGHVTEHLILELQKIMGYEVSYGKTRVMDEPNIYYIVVQYVNERCGIECCRAAVKIMSSLVSRQEINIQNILEDLRKIAVETELGPSAQAIYAEAKKRGIPVMRMGSESLLQLGHGKYLRRIEASLSDFPSCISVDTAGSKYLTKQILEDNKIPVPQGDMAYTEDSAVAIAEEIGYPVVLKPYNANQGKGVALDIRDSMQVRTAYREALKHSKMVIVEKYVKGKDYRVLVVGNKVVAVSERRPPFIVGDGIHTIEHLVDKENTNPLRGDDHEKPLTKIKLDSVAMQVLKRYGLSHDSIPEAGQIVRLRDNGNLSTGGTARDCTDDIHPLNREIAIRAVKAIGLDIAGVDITTEDISKPISENNGCIIELNAAPGLRMHLYPSEGKPRNVAADIIEMMFPEGQPYSLPIISVTGTNGKTTTTRLIGHTLGLMGKTVGMTSTSGIFIDGKCILKGDNTGPVSTKFVLTNRDVEAAVFETARGGILKRGLGYDLADAGVVTNIGDDHLGLDGINTLEELAFVKALVVESIKPDGYAVLNAEDEMTVYLLKRVSCNVMLFSKTPDNPLVKAHLSKSGRAAFLEGNDICIYDGSVKKILMNAKEIPITFGGVLECNIENVLASVAALYCIGVPLEVIAQGMASFETNPGRFSMFNLGDFKVMLDYGHNPGGYAQVTRFLKKMEANRLVGVIGVPGDRIDRNVKEIGELCGKVFDKIYIKEDRDLRGRKPGEIAGLLYESVIKSGLKKENIIIIPSEEKALETAILDAQPGDLITMLYEEYEPAYGVVTRFIKELENSDIKPDILIEETGTVRELTVDS; from the coding sequence GTGCGAATCCATAATATACAAAGCTTTAAAGGAAGAAATACCTTTAGCCACAAGCCTGTTATAAAAATGGTATTGGATATCGGAGAATTATATAAAAAGCCTACCAGGGAAATAGAAGGCCTCAATGAAAGCTTGCTAAATCTTTTTCCAGGTCTGTACAAGCATTTTTGCTCACTGGGATATGAAGGAGGGTTTGCTGAGAGACTTGAAGAAGGAACATATATTGGTCATGTAACCGAACATCTGATACTGGAACTGCAAAAAATAATGGGATACGAAGTAAGTTATGGGAAAACCAGGGTTATGGATGAACCTAATATATATTATATAGTTGTACAGTATGTAAACGAAAGATGTGGAATTGAGTGCTGCAGGGCTGCTGTCAAAATCATGTCAAGCCTGGTATCGCGGCAGGAAATAAATATACAAAATATACTTGAAGATTTACGGAAAATAGCAGTGGAAACTGAGCTTGGACCGAGTGCTCAAGCAATATATGCGGAAGCAAAAAAACGTGGTATACCGGTAATGCGAATGGGGAGTGAGAGTTTACTACAGCTTGGACATGGGAAATATCTAAGGAGAATAGAAGCATCGCTGAGTGACTTTCCTAGCTGCATATCCGTTGATACGGCAGGTAGCAAATATCTGACAAAGCAGATATTGGAAGACAATAAAATACCTGTTCCACAAGGAGATATGGCATATACTGAAGATTCTGCAGTAGCAATAGCTGAGGAGATCGGATATCCGGTCGTCTTAAAACCATATAACGCAAATCAGGGTAAGGGAGTTGCTCTGGATATCAGGGACAGCATGCAGGTAAGGACAGCATATAGGGAAGCCTTAAAACACAGTAAAATGGTCATAGTCGAAAAATATGTCAAGGGTAAGGACTACCGCGTACTTGTCGTAGGAAACAAAGTGGTTGCAGTATCTGAAAGAAGGCCTCCATTTATAGTAGGCGATGGAATACACACTATAGAACATCTTGTTGATAAGGAAAACACCAATCCACTCCGGGGAGATGACCATGAAAAGCCATTAACAAAGATAAAGCTTGATAGTGTAGCTATGCAAGTGCTAAAACGCTATGGACTGTCCCACGACAGTATTCCTGAAGCAGGACAGATCGTAAGGCTTCGTGATAACGGCAACTTAAGCACCGGCGGAACTGCAAGAGACTGTACAGATGACATACACCCACTTAACCGGGAAATCGCAATAAGAGCAGTAAAGGCCATCGGACTGGATATAGCCGGGGTAGATATTACAACAGAGGATATTTCCAAACCCATAAGTGAGAATAACGGTTGCATAATCGAGCTAAATGCAGCACCTGGATTGAGAATGCATCTGTATCCATCGGAGGGAAAGCCCAGAAATGTGGCAGCAGATATTATAGAAATGATGTTTCCTGAGGGACAGCCATACAGCTTGCCTATTATATCTGTAACGGGGACAAATGGGAAAACTACTACGACAAGACTTATCGGACATACCTTGGGGCTGATGGGTAAGACAGTTGGTATGACTTCCACAAGCGGCATTTTTATTGACGGTAAATGCATTTTGAAAGGGGATAATACGGGGCCTGTAAGCACAAAGTTTGTCTTGACCAATAGGGATGTTGAAGCTGCTGTGTTTGAAACAGCCAGGGGAGGCATACTGAAAAGGGGCCTTGGATACGATTTGGCAGATGCAGGAGTGGTTACAAACATTGGGGATGATCATCTGGGGCTGGATGGTATAAATACCCTGGAGGAACTTGCTTTCGTAAAAGCATTGGTGGTGGAGTCAATAAAACCCGATGGATATGCGGTATTAAACGCAGAGGATGAGATGACGGTATATCTTTTGAAGAGAGTATCATGTAACGTCATGCTGTTCTCCAAAACTCCCGATAATCCACTTGTTAAAGCACACTTAAGCAAAAGTGGACGAGCTGCATTCCTTGAAGGGAATGATATATGTATATACGACGGCAGCGTAAAAAAGATTCTGATGAATGCTAAAGAGATACCTATCACTTTTGGAGGGGTATTGGAGTGTAATATAGAGAATGTGCTTGCGTCAGTTGCAGCTTTGTACTGTATTGGTGTTCCGCTTGAGGTGATTGCCCAGGGGATGGCATCATTTGAAACTAACCCGGGAAGATTCAGTATGTTTAATTTAGGCGATTTCAAAGTTATGCTCGATTATGGGCATAATCCCGGCGGGTACGCGCAAGTCACAAGGTTTTTAAAAAAAATGGAAGCTAACAGGCTTGTTGGTGTTATTGGCGTACCCGGAGACAGAATTGACAGGAATGTGAAGGAAATAGGCGAACTGTGCGGGAAAGTATTTGATAAAATATATATAAAAGAGGACAGGGATCTGAGAGGCAGAAAGCCTGGGGAAATAGCGGGATTGCTCTATGAATCGGTTATAAAAAGCGGGCTTAAGAAGGAGAACATAATAATAATACCATCGGAGGAAAAAGCTCTGGAAACTGCTATTCTTGATGCGCAGCCCGGCGATCTGATCACTATGCTGTACGAAGAGTATGAGCCTGCCTATGGGGTAGTAACCAGGTTTATAAAAGAACTGGAGAACAGTGATATAAAGCCGGATATATTGATTGAGGAAACGGGAACAGTTAGGGAACTGACAGTTGATAGTTGA
- the folE gene encoding GTP cyclohydrolase I FolE → MIDKDRVKAAVREILIAIGDDPDREGLLETPDRVARMYEEIFAGLHKDPRDEVKIFQEENHEEMVLVKDIPLYSVCEHHLLPFVGVAHVVYLPKRGKVMGLSKLARIVDTISKKPQLQERLSSQIADVVMETMEPLGVAVVVEAEHLCMTMRGIKKPGSKTVTSALRGIIKTDARTRAEVMSLINGR, encoded by the coding sequence GTGATAGATAAAGATAGGGTAAAAGCTGCTGTACGCGAAATACTTATAGCAATAGGGGATGACCCCGACAGGGAAGGACTTCTGGAAACACCTGACAGAGTTGCAAGAATGTACGAAGAAATATTTGCTGGATTGCATAAAGATCCCAGAGATGAAGTAAAGATATTTCAGGAAGAAAACCATGAAGAGATGGTATTGGTAAAGGATATACCTTTGTATTCTGTTTGTGAACATCATCTATTACCTTTTGTAGGTGTAGCCCATGTAGTTTACCTGCCCAAAAGGGGTAAAGTCATGGGATTAAGCAAGCTTGCCAGGATAGTGGACACCATATCAAAGAAGCCTCAGCTTCAGGAGCGATTAAGCAGCCAGATAGCTGATGTTGTCATGGAGACAATGGAGCCTTTGGGAGTAGCTGTTGTTGTAGAAGCAGAACATCTTTGCATGACAATGCGGGGGATTAAAAAACCCGGATCAAAAACTGTAACTTCAGCACTTAGAGGTATTATTAAAACTGATGCAAGGACAAGAGCGGAAGTAATGTCTTTGATCAACGGGAGGTAA
- the lepB gene encoding signal peptidase I yields MRILREILGWICTLIIAVAIAVIINLFIFQPHEVIGSSMEPTLESGNIGIMSKVQHTLKEVPSYNDIVVIDSRVEHKHTLKDDLIDSLKSNIISRKIFKQENHIYWIKRVIGKPGDVLEFRDGKVYRNNIELNETYIKEPMETSAYQKVFIPEKHVFVMGDNRNNSMDSRVIGSIPLENVIGKLVFSF; encoded by the coding sequence ATGCGCATACTCAGGGAAATTCTCGGGTGGATTTGTACATTAATAATCGCAGTTGCAATTGCAGTAATAATCAATCTATTTATCTTCCAGCCTCACGAAGTTATCGGAAGTTCCATGGAACCCACTCTTGAAAGCGGAAATATAGGCATAATGTCAAAAGTTCAGCACACATTGAAAGAAGTACCCTCCTACAATGATATTGTAGTCATAGACAGCAGAGTAGAACACAAACATACCCTTAAAGATGACCTGATTGATTCACTTAAATCCAATATTATTTCCAGGAAAATCTTCAAACAGGAAAATCACATATACTGGATCAAAAGAGTAATAGGCAAACCAGGCGATGTTTTGGAGTTTAGGGATGGAAAAGTCTACAGGAATAATATTGAGCTGAATGAAACTTACATTAAGGAGCCTATGGAAACAAGTGCATACCAAAAGGTCTTTATACCGGAAAAGCATGTATTTGTGATGGGTGACAACAGGAATAACAGCATGGACAGCAGAGTGATAGGGAGTATTCCTCTTGAAAACGTGATCGGAAAGTTAGTTTTCAGTTTTTAA
- a CDS encoding Ppx/GppA family phosphatase encodes MNKKIGIIDLGSNSVRLVIFEVTQNGAFKLIDDISDTIRLSENMIDGKYLNDFAMRRALKTIKLFRKLCLSHNIPLKSIIAVATAAMRKAENREQFIKQLYNATGLSFRVLSGEEEALYVYKAVVSSIDVDSGIIVDIGGGSTEIIKFNRGTLKNYTSIPIGAVVATETYLEKDLIRPESLKLLEERLESILGGYDWLTEGDDHILIGLGGTIRNMSKIHRRRCGYPLDIAHNYSIDIGDFNEIFDQLKSLNLEARKSIDGMSSDRADIIVGGLAILKSIIRLAGIKELLVSGSGLREGIMYEHILTAYRNRTFDSVLDFSLNNYMDIFNVQRAHADHVCYLSLELYDRLKPLHGLGAAERKMLKAAALLHDTGISISYYDHCQHSYYLILNSRLNGLTHRETVLIATIAASHGKDKLKKNIYKSYEKILLPGDTKLILKLSAILRLAECLDRSETGVVKAIDCQASGDIIRLKTLCEGDAELEINLANENSQVFKKLFKKQLVVL; translated from the coding sequence TTGAATAAGAAAATTGGGATTATAGATCTTGGATCAAATTCTGTAAGGCTTGTAATATTTGAGGTAACCCAAAACGGAGCCTTCAAACTCATAGATGATATCAGTGATACTATCCGTCTCAGTGAAAACATGATTGATGGAAAATACTTGAATGATTTTGCCATGCGCCGGGCTTTAAAAACAATAAAATTATTCAGAAAACTCTGCCTTTCGCACAATATCCCTCTTAAGTCCATAATTGCAGTGGCCACTGCAGCAATGAGAAAGGCGGAAAACAGGGAACAGTTCATAAAACAGCTGTATAACGCTACCGGCCTGAGCTTCCGAGTCCTTTCAGGGGAGGAAGAGGCCCTATACGTATATAAAGCTGTAGTGAGCTCTATTGATGTGGATAGCGGAATAATCGTAGATATTGGCGGAGGCAGTACAGAAATAATAAAATTCAACCGGGGCACCCTTAAAAACTACACAAGCATTCCTATAGGTGCTGTAGTTGCTACAGAGACTTATCTCGAAAAAGATCTTATACGGCCGGAAAGCCTGAAACTACTGGAGGAAAGACTGGAATCCATATTAGGCGGGTATGATTGGCTGACAGAAGGTGATGATCATATTCTCATAGGCCTGGGCGGTACAATCAGAAACATGTCCAAAATACACAGGAGGCGCTGCGGTTACCCTCTTGACATCGCTCATAACTATTCAATTGATATAGGGGATTTCAACGAAATATTTGACCAGTTGAAATCATTGAATTTGGAAGCAAGAAAGAGTATTGACGGTATGTCTTCAGACAGGGCTGATATAATAGTAGGTGGACTTGCTATTTTGAAATCCATTATAAGACTTGCAGGTATAAAGGAACTTCTTGTAAGCGGAAGCGGATTACGTGAAGGGATTATGTATGAGCATATCCTCACCGCCTACAGGAACAGGACTTTTGATAGCGTACTGGATTTCAGCCTAAACAATTATATGGATATATTCAATGTACAGAGGGCTCATGCCGATCATGTCTGTTATCTGTCATTAGAATTGTATGACCGCCTGAAACCTCTGCATGGGCTGGGTGCCGCTGAACGGAAGATGCTAAAAGCAGCAGCACTGCTGCACGACACAGGTATTTCCATCAGTTACTATGACCACTGTCAGCACTCTTATTACCTTATTCTGAACTCGAGGCTAAACGGTCTTACACATAGAGAAACTGTGCTTATTGCTACCATAGCCGCTTCCCACGGAAAGGATAAACTAAAGAAAAATATATATAAGAGCTATGAGAAAATTCTTCTCCCGGGAGATACAAAGTTGATCCTTAAGCTGTCTGCCATCCTGAGGCTTGCAGAGTGTCTCGACCGGAGCGAAACAGGAGTTGTAAAAGCAATTGACTGTCAAGCCAGTGGTGATATCATAAGACTGAAAACACTATGTGAAGGAGATGCTGAACTTGAAATAAACCTGGCAAATGAGAATTCGCAGGTTTTTAAAAAACTGTTCAAAAAACAACTCGTAGTGTTATAA